The stretch of DNA CCGGGCCAATTGCGACGCGCTCCACCACCGCCCCGCAGTAGCGGTTGCACAGCTCGGGGTCGTCGATGCGCACCGCGATCGCCGCGGAGGCCTCGCCCCCGCCCTCCACGACCGCGTCGTCGCGCTCCACCAGGTCGCCGCAGCCCATGGCCGCGATCTCGCGGGCGATGCCGGCGAGCGAGAGACAGTGCGCGAGGTTCGGCGTCAGCTCGACGTGCAACACGGTGTCGCCGAGCAGGTCGGCCAGCGACGTCCCCGGCACGGCGTCGTCGGGGAGCACCATGATGCCGGTGTGCTCGCCGCTGATGCCCAGCTCCTTCTCGGAGCAGACCATCCCCTCGGACTTGACGCCCCGGATCTTCGAGGGCTTGAGCGTGATGGTGCCCCCCTCCGGCGCGTAGGCGTCGATCAGGCGCGCCCCGACGAGGGCGAGCGGCACCTTCACCCCGGACATGCCGACCGTGATGTTCGGCGCGCCGGTCACGACCTCGATCGTGCGGCCGGCGCCGTAGGCCACGGTGGCCAACGTCAGCCGGTCGGCGTTCGGGTGGCGGCGCACGGCGGTGATCTCGCCGACGAGCACCCGCTCGCGGTCCCAGTCGAGGCCGACGCACTCGACCTCCTCGACCTCGATGCCGGCGGCGGGCAGGCGCTCGAGCAGCTCCTCGAGCGGGACGCGCAGGGTCACGAACTCCGAAAGCCAGCTCAGCGGCACGCGCATGGCTCGCCTCTCATCCGAA from bacterium encodes:
- a CDS encoding phenylalanine--tRNA ligase subunit beta codes for the protein MRVPLSWLSEFVTLRVPLEELLERLPAAGIEVEEVECVGLDWDRERVLVGEITAVRRHPNADRLTLATVAYGAGRTIEVVTGAPNITVGMSGVKVPLALVGARLIDAYAPEGGTITLKPSKIRGVKSEGMVCSEKELGISGEHTGIMVLPDDAVPGTSLADLLGDTVLHVELTPNLAHCLSLAGIAREIAAMGCGDLVERDDAVVEGGGEASAAIAVRIDDPELCNRYCGAVVERVAIGPAPFVMRHRLRLAGIRPINNVVDVTNYVMWETGQPLHAFDLDRLRGEQGGAGPVIVVRRSHEGEAMTTLDGARRDLKTGTLLICDGAGPVALAGVMGGLHSEVTDATTRVLIEAAQFDRTSIRVTAIGQKLPSEASLRFGRGVPAAGCAAAARRAAELMRR